A stretch of Apostichopus japonicus isolate 1M-3 chromosome 9, ASM3797524v1, whole genome shotgun sequence DNA encodes these proteins:
- the LOC139974215 gene encoding uncharacterized protein isoform X2, with translation MDNRLAVRGVFVFFFVTRSVFASLVIQRRTDGSVNFNRNWSEYKEGFGFFATEFWIGNKKLSYLTNQAIYELRMDMTLSNGSSLHSSYKGFRIADEWSRYNIVNMIALDSNVDSLISACPSNKIFGICNCQGTCNYPNRTSGCDNDCLGSEGCICPAGFLMQESDCIPANECGCFVTEANLVIPNGETFVSDDCTQKCSCSNNRLTCEVDYSCSTNAVCDVKNGVRQCYCNEGYEGDGETCEVVYTDCKDVHDAGHTEDGVYTILPTGWPDSPFSVYCKMNHGGGWTVFQRRSGGSTSFYQNWDAYKEGFGDLNDDFWLGNEKLYYLTHQAGYTLRFDVVTSGGDQKYASYTEFQIESEGNKYRLNKLCSHAGTTGTRIGNNRGKAFSTHDRDNDECDNFNCAEGHRGGWWHSDHWCSSYWYSNNYCDQFPYSGSCHTVCTSDNLNGDYNGGRGENIFSDHNAYCNLRFTEMKIRPSS, from the exons ATGGACAATCGTTTGGCTGTTCGAGGGGTATTCGTGTTTTTCTTTGTGACGAGAAGCGTTTTCGCGTCGTTG GTTATTCAACGACGCACCGACGGTTCCGTAAATTTCAATAGAAATTGGTCAGAGTATAAAGAAGGCTTTGGATTTTTTGCAACTGAGTTTTGGATCGGAAATAAAAAGCTATCATATTTGACAAATCAAGCAATCTACGAACTTCGTATGGATATGACCTTGTCCAATGGATCGTCCCTTCACTCATCATACAAAGGTTTTCGTATTGCTGATGAATGGAGTCGGTATAACATTGTGAATATGATCGCACTTGACAGCAACGTAG ACTCACTAATCTCTGCCTGTCCATCCAACAAGATCTTTGGTATATGTAACTGTCAGGGAACATGTAACTATCCTAATAGAACATCTGGATGTGACAATGACTGTTTGGGTAGTGAGGGCTGCATCTGTCCTGCTGGTTTCTTAATGCAAGAGAGTGACTGTATTCCTGCAAACGAATGTGGATGCTTTGTTACAGAAGCCAATTTGGTCATTCCA AATGGAGAAACCTTTGTCAGCGATGATTGCACTCAAAAGTGTTCCTGTAGCAATAACCGACTTACCTGTGAAGTTGACTATAGCTGTAGTACCAATGCTGTGTGTGATGTCAAGAATGGAGTACgacagtgttattgtaatgaGGGATATGAAGGTGACGGTGAAACTTGCGAAGTTGTATATACAGACTGCAAGGATGTTCATGACGCTGGGCATACAGAAGATGGCGTTTATACCATTCTACCAACTGGATGGCCAGATTCACCATTTAGTGTCTACTGTAAAATGAATCATGGTGGAGGATGGACA GTTTTTCAACGCCGCAGTGGCGGCAGTACCAGTTTCTATCAAAACTGGGATGCGTACAAAGAAGGATTTGGGGACCTGAACGATGATTTCTGGCTTGGGAATGAGAAACTTTATTATCTTACACACCAAGCAGGTTACACGCTGCGCTTCGATGTTGTTACTTCAGGTGGAGATCAGAAATATGCTTCATACACCGAGTTTCAGATTGAGTCTGAAGGTAATAAATACAGACTGAATAAACTATGCAGCCATGCTGGAACAACAG GTACACGTATCGGTAACAATAGAGGCAAAGCTTTCAGCACGCATGACCGAGACAATGATGAGTGTGACAATTTTAACTGCGCGGAAGGACACCGAGGCGGGTGGTGGCACTCAGATCATTGGTGTAGTAGTTACTGGTATAGTAATAATTATTGTGATCAGTTTCCTTACAGTGGAAGCTGTCACACCGTTTGCACCAGCGACAACCTTAATGGAGATTACAACGGCGGCCGTGGAGAAAACATCTTCTCTGACCATAATGCTTACTGCAACCTTAGGTTCACGGAGATGAAAATTCGGCCTTCCTCTTGa
- the LOC139974215 gene encoding uncharacterized protein isoform X1, protein MDNRLAVRGVFVFFFVTRSVFASLDYNQESSPSTVDAFQSHPYFFYQRSEYPKDCRDVQRQCSTSSSSGVYLIKPDGYEEPFEVFCNHDVGTGGWTVIQRRTDGSVNFNRNWSEYKEGFGFFATEFWIGNKKLSYLTNQAIYELRMDMTLSNGSSLHSSYKGFRIADEWSRYNIVNMIALDSNVDSLISACPSNKIFGICNCQGTCNYPNRTSGCDNDCLGSEGCICPAGFLMQESDCIPANECGCFVTEANLVIPNGETFVSDDCTQKCSCSNNRLTCEVDYSCSTNAVCDVKNGVRQCYCNEGYEGDGETCEVVYTDCKDVHDAGHTEDGVYTILPTGWPDSPFSVYCKMNHGGGWTVFQRRSGGSTSFYQNWDAYKEGFGDLNDDFWLGNEKLYYLTHQAGYTLRFDVVTSGGDQKYASYTEFQIESEGNKYRLNKLCSHAGTTGTRIGNNRGKAFSTHDRDNDECDNFNCAEGHRGGWWHSDHWCSSYWYSNNYCDQFPYSGSCHTVCTSDNLNGDYNGGRGENIFSDHNAYCNLRFTEMKIRPSS, encoded by the exons ATGGACAATCGTTTGGCTGTTCGAGGGGTATTCGTGTTTTTCTTTGTGACGAGAAGCGTTTTCGCGTCGTTG GATTACAACCAAGAGAGTTCACCTTCAACTGTAGATGCCTTTCAAA GTCATCCTTACTTCTTTTATCAACGTTCTGAATATCCGAAGGACTGTCGAGATGTTCAACGTCAATGTTCTACATCAAGTTCCAGTGGAGTATACCTCATCAAACCAGATGGTTATGAAGAACCATTTGAGGTATTCTGTAACCATGACGTCGGAacaggaggatggacg GTTATTCAACGACGCACCGACGGTTCCGTAAATTTCAATAGAAATTGGTCAGAGTATAAAGAAGGCTTTGGATTTTTTGCAACTGAGTTTTGGATCGGAAATAAAAAGCTATCATATTTGACAAATCAAGCAATCTACGAACTTCGTATGGATATGACCTTGTCCAATGGATCGTCCCTTCACTCATCATACAAAGGTTTTCGTATTGCTGATGAATGGAGTCGGTATAACATTGTGAATATGATCGCACTTGACAGCAACGTAG ACTCACTAATCTCTGCCTGTCCATCCAACAAGATCTTTGGTATATGTAACTGTCAGGGAACATGTAACTATCCTAATAGAACATCTGGATGTGACAATGACTGTTTGGGTAGTGAGGGCTGCATCTGTCCTGCTGGTTTCTTAATGCAAGAGAGTGACTGTATTCCTGCAAACGAATGTGGATGCTTTGTTACAGAAGCCAATTTGGTCATTCCA AATGGAGAAACCTTTGTCAGCGATGATTGCACTCAAAAGTGTTCCTGTAGCAATAACCGACTTACCTGTGAAGTTGACTATAGCTGTAGTACCAATGCTGTGTGTGATGTCAAGAATGGAGTACgacagtgttattgtaatgaGGGATATGAAGGTGACGGTGAAACTTGCGAAGTTGTATATACAGACTGCAAGGATGTTCATGACGCTGGGCATACAGAAGATGGCGTTTATACCATTCTACCAACTGGATGGCCAGATTCACCATTTAGTGTCTACTGTAAAATGAATCATGGTGGAGGATGGACA GTTTTTCAACGCCGCAGTGGCGGCAGTACCAGTTTCTATCAAAACTGGGATGCGTACAAAGAAGGATTTGGGGACCTGAACGATGATTTCTGGCTTGGGAATGAGAAACTTTATTATCTTACACACCAAGCAGGTTACACGCTGCGCTTCGATGTTGTTACTTCAGGTGGAGATCAGAAATATGCTTCATACACCGAGTTTCAGATTGAGTCTGAAGGTAATAAATACAGACTGAATAAACTATGCAGCCATGCTGGAACAACAG GTACACGTATCGGTAACAATAGAGGCAAAGCTTTCAGCACGCATGACCGAGACAATGATGAGTGTGACAATTTTAACTGCGCGGAAGGACACCGAGGCGGGTGGTGGCACTCAGATCATTGGTGTAGTAGTTACTGGTATAGTAATAATTATTGTGATCAGTTTCCTTACAGTGGAAGCTGTCACACCGTTTGCACCAGCGACAACCTTAATGGAGATTACAACGGCGGCCGTGGAGAAAACATCTTCTCTGACCATAATGCTTACTGCAACCTTAGGTTCACGGAGATGAAAATTCGGCCTTCCTCTTGa
- the LOC139973775 gene encoding fibrinogen-like protein A, which translates to MTLNRLVWILICFVATISSSMGELEIVDATSKHLPLNRNRRSTNHDISYFYYQSGEYPRDCQEVFDQCEGDSLDSGVYLIQPVGAKEPFEVLCNNSIDEGRWTVLQRRMDGSIDFYRYWDEYKSGFGFLNTEFWLGNDKIALLTNQKDYELRIDITDRHGSSYFAKYNLFRISDEQSKYRLVNIDGYDSASSVGIDRMSWHKNKLFSTRDQDNDGWSDYHCAEKHVGAWWFGHNYYEPSSTICAYDYHCEYFPVGGGGCALCGNFHPKSDYDGSTRGSNMFWDDLRDGRNNDCGLIYTDLKIRPTS; encoded by the exons GAGATTGTTGATGCGACCAGTAAGCATCTCCCTCTTAACCGAAACAGAAGAAGCACAAATCATG ATATTTCCTATTTTTACTACCAATCCGGCGAGTATCCCAGAGATTGTCAAGAAGTATTTGATCAATGTGAAGGAGACTCCCTTGATTCCGGTGTATATTTGATCCAACCAGTTGGCGCAAAAGAACCATTCGAAGTGCTTTGCAACAATTCCATTGATGAAGGAAGATGGACG GTGTTACAACGTCGTATGGACGGATCGATCGATTTCTATCGTTACTGGGATGAGTACAAAAGTGGTTTTGGGTTTCTCAATACTGAATTTTGGCTCGGCAACGACAAGATTGCTCTTTTGACTAATCAGAAAGACTACGAGCTTAGAATTGATATTACCGATCGGCATGGCTCGTCATACTTTGCGAAGTATAATCTCTTCCGGATCAGTGATGAACAGAGTAAATATAGACTAGTAAACATCGATGGATATGATTCTGCCAGCTCAGTTG GAATTGATCGTATGTCATGGCATAAAAATAAGTTATTCAGTACGAGGGATCAAGATAACGACGGTTGGAGTGACTATCACTGTGCAGAGAAGCACGTGGGTGCCTGGTGGTTTGGGCATAATTACTATGAACCTAGCAGTACTATATGTGCTTATGATTATCATTGTGAGTATTTTCCAGTCGGTGGGGGTGGATGTGCCCTGTGTGGGAATTTCCATCCTAAAAGCGACTATGACGGCTCTACACGTGGATCCAACATGTTTTGGGATGACCTTCGTGATGGAAGAAACAACGATTGTGGACTGATTTATACCGATCTGAAAATAAGACCGACTTCCTAA